One segment of Oscillospiraceae bacterium MB08-C2-2 DNA contains the following:
- a CDS encoding MFS transporter: MDNVTQNISNSKWKRNAGFFIGGQFVSMFGSMLVQHAITWHITLKTQSGVWMTLFTCAALLPMVLVSPFAGVWADRYNRKYLVNIADAAIAFITLILAVLFLMGYENMYLMLVVVMVRSFGQGIQQPAVNALIPQTVPPEQLTRFNGIQSSVQSLTMFAAPMLSGVLLSLLPIQYIFFIDVITAVIGISVVFFFVHVHHSYEKKDLDQSMGAYIEEIKVGLRYIGGKPWLKVLMGYTAFFVVFATPAALLTPLQVARTFGDDVWRLAAVEIGFALGMTVGGIAISIWGGFRNKVHTIIMACIAFGLTTVLFGVVPNFWLYLFIMLLCGAAMPMFNTPAMTLMQTNIDPQVMGRVFSVFMMINGLAMPIGMTVFGPLGDVVRIESMLIVTGILLILCGFSLFSFKSLNEVGILQTGQSEAN, encoded by the coding sequence ATGGATAATGTGACTCAAAATATAAGTAATTCGAAATGGAAACGCAACGCTGGCTTTTTTATTGGTGGTCAGTTTGTATCTATGTTCGGTTCAATGCTTGTTCAGCATGCCATCACGTGGCATATTACACTTAAAACCCAGTCTGGCGTGTGGATGACGCTGTTCACCTGTGCGGCACTATTGCCTATGGTGCTGGTTTCACCCTTTGCAGGTGTATGGGCTGACCGGTATAATCGAAAGTATCTGGTCAATATTGCAGATGCTGCCATTGCCTTCATTACACTGATTCTTGCGGTGTTGTTTTTGATGGGCTATGAGAACATGTACCTCATGCTGGTTGTGGTTATGGTGCGCAGTTTCGGGCAAGGGATTCAGCAGCCTGCTGTGAACGCTCTCATTCCGCAAACTGTACCTCCTGAGCAGCTCACACGCTTCAATGGAATTCAAAGCTCGGTGCAGTCATTGACTATGTTTGCGGCCCCTATGCTCAGTGGTGTTTTGCTTTCTCTTTTGCCAATCCAATATATTTTCTTTATTGATGTAATTACAGCGGTGATCGGTATATCGGTTGTATTTTTCTTTGTTCATGTTCACCATTCATACGAGAAAAAAGACCTCGATCAAAGTATGGGGGCATACATTGAAGAAATCAAGGTAGGGCTGCGCTACATCGGGGGTAAACCATGGCTGAAGGTGCTAATGGGCTACACCGCTTTCTTTGTTGTGTTTGCAACACCTGCCGCACTGCTCACACCACTACAGGTGGCACGAACCTTTGGGGACGATGTGTGGCGTTTGGCTGCTGTGGAAATTGGATTTGCACTGGGTATGACGGTAGGCGGAATCGCTATATCGATATGGGGCGGTTTTCGGAACAAGGTGCACACAATTATTATGGCGTGTATCGCCTTTGGGTTAACAACTGTGTTATTCGGCGTTGTCCCTAACTTTTGGCTGTATCTGTTTATTATGCTGCTCTGCGGTGCAGCCATGCCCATGTTCAATACACCAGCTATGACTTTGATGCAGACAAATATTGACCCGCAGGTAATGGGGCGTGTGTTCAGCGTATTCATGATGATAAATGGCTTGGCAATGCCAATTGGCATGACAGTTTTCGGCCCTTTGGGTGATGTTGTGAGAATCGAATCTATGTTGATTGTGACAGGGATACTTCTTATCCTTTGTGGCTTTTCATTGTTTTCGTTTAAGTCGCTCAATGAAGTGGGGATTCTGCAAACAGGACAAAGCGAAGCGAATTAA
- a CDS encoding helix-turn-helix domain-containing protein — protein MDYMTAKEAAEKWEITPRRVQVLCAQGKIPGAVRFGVTWAIPKDATKPKDGRYKNGD, from the coding sequence ATGGACTATATGACAGCGAAAGAAGCAGCGGAAAAATGGGAAATCACTCCACGCCGGGTACAGGTGCTTTGCGCACAGGGTAAGATACCGGGCGCTGTTCGGTTTGGGGTTACTTGGGCAATACCTAAGGATGCTACGAAGCCTAAGGATGGTCGATATAAAAATGGCGATTAG
- a CDS encoding AAA family ATPase, which translates to MAIYLPLVNKMEVTGIDKIFKNEIVEIDFNKSLSILLGGNGLGKTTLLQSIIYALTGGLNTKEVESITSLRWNNDFFKKRVNPEMLTTADIMIDFNLGSCNFQITRGINNNKITSLIVNYQTIDEAYFEEEIVQKGNYDNYDSFVFIVNRMLYLPESRRTLTWDYDAQVRTLMILSNDIIDEKKYRELRAEIKNLDSTKRHTTVRINKIAALAEKETLTRTKALTPERDEMLRRKNELSQQLQIYLNERENHSNDLKKFEERRAILAEEILKITNIIRTYEADFLSRSLSQYGEKINVLFEKAVANGICPNCGEKTETYRAIARERASLGECLVCGVKHHEPNHISTNEIDDCNSQLNEKLIARDNANTHIIHLRNQIQTLDDNIFGIRKEVNTIDYALFINADNVNEVNSEEEFEDIEVEHAKLLSTRDGLESDIKIKTSEADRLYQRFMNDFEERYKRLSDIYKTVATSFLGKTVTLEYENSPDKFVEIKYFIPVFDEEARKNPEDCSEAQRFFLDIAFRLSLIVLNQELTGTSGTFVCETPESALDVSYVNNVVEMFFEFLEKDNKLILSNNIQKLGLAQLLVGKSKKENMQYSIFDLLEYGKLSEIQKNSTELLTIRDEILRGI; encoded by the coding sequence ATGGCTATTTATCTTCCGCTTGTTAATAAAATGGAAGTAACGGGAATTGACAAAATATTTAAAAATGAGATAGTTGAGATAGATTTCAATAAATCTCTTAGTATTTTATTAGGAGGTAATGGCTTAGGTAAAACGACACTTCTGCAGAGCATAATTTATGCTCTGACAGGTGGCTTGAATACCAAAGAAGTAGAGTCAATTACCAGTCTAAGATGGAATAATGATTTTTTTAAAAAACGTGTGAATCCAGAAATGTTAACGACCGCTGACATTATGATAGACTTCAATTTAGGAAGCTGTAATTTTCAAATAACCAGAGGGATAAATAATAATAAAATCACCTCGTTAATTGTTAATTATCAAACCATAGATGAAGCGTATTTTGAAGAAGAAATTGTTCAAAAGGGTAATTACGATAATTACGATAGTTTTGTTTTTATTGTTAATCGTATGTTATACTTGCCAGAAAGTAGAAGAACCTTGACATGGGATTATGATGCTCAAGTTAGAACCTTAATGATTTTGAGTAATGATATAATTGATGAAAAGAAGTACCGTGAACTGAGGGCTGAAATAAAAAATTTAGATAGTACAAAAAGGCATACCACAGTCAGAATTAATAAAATAGCAGCGTTGGCTGAAAAGGAAACATTAACTCGCACAAAGGCATTAACTCCAGAAAGAGATGAAATGCTCCGCAGAAAAAATGAATTGAGCCAGCAGTTGCAAATATATCTGAATGAAAGAGAAAATCATTCAAATGACTTGAAAAAGTTTGAAGAGAGAAGAGCAATTTTAGCTGAGGAAATCTTAAAAATAACTAATATTATTAGGACGTATGAAGCAGATTTTTTATCTAGAAGTTTATCTCAATATGGTGAAAAAATAAATGTATTGTTTGAAAAAGCTGTAGCTAACGGTATTTGTCCTAATTGTGGAGAAAAAACAGAAACTTATAGGGCGATTGCCCGTGAAAGGGCTTCACTCGGTGAGTGCCTAGTTTGCGGTGTTAAACATCATGAACCCAATCATATTTCAACTAACGAAATAGATGATTGCAATTCTCAGCTCAATGAAAAACTAATAGCGAGAGATAACGCTAATACCCATATTATTCATTTGCGTAATCAAATTCAAACTTTGGATGATAATATTTTTGGAATAAGAAAAGAAGTAAATACAATAGATTATGCATTATTTATAAATGCCGATAATGTTAATGAGGTGAATTCAGAAGAGGAATTCGAAGATATTGAAGTTGAGCATGCAAAATTACTTTCTACTCGAGATGGTTTGGAAAGTGATATTAAAATTAAAACCTCTGAAGCAGATAGGTTATACCAGAGATTTATGAACGATTTTGAAGAAAGATATAAACGTCTATCGGACATCTATAAAACTGTTGCGACCTCGTTTTTAGGGAAAACAGTGACATTAGAATATGAAAATAGCCCAGATAAATTTGTGGAAATAAAATATTTCATACCGGTATTTGATGAAGAAGCAAGAAAAAATCCGGAAGATTGTTCTGAAGCACAAAGATTTTTTTTAGATATTGCATTTAGATTATCGTTAATTGTTTTGAATCAAGAGTTAACAGGTACCAGTGGTACTTTTGTGTGTGAAACACCTGAATCGGCTCTTGATGTTAGCTATGTTAATAATGTTGTTGAGATGTTTTTTGAATTTTTGGAAAAAGATAATAAGCTTATTTTGTCAAATAACATTCAAAAACTAGGCTTAGCACAATTACTAGTCGGTAAATCAAAAAAAGAAAATATGCAATATTCTATTTTTGATTTATTAGAATATGGAAAACTTTCTGAAATTCAAAAGAATTCAACTGAGTTGCTAACAATACGTGATGAAATTTTGAGAGGTATATAG
- a CDS encoding IS256 family transposase — MSEKIVQLNEEVIKVEIRELVRNSVEETLNGLLEQEAQQLTNAAKYERSEGRQGYRSGHYNRNLTTTSGDVELKMPKLKGVSFETAIIERYRRRESSVEEALIEMYLAGVSVRRVEDITEALWGSKVSPATISELNKKAYVHIEDWRGRPLQGGKYPYVYVDGIYLRRNWGGEYENVAILVAIAVNEDGYREVIGAAEGMKEDKASWVSFFQWLKIRGLSGVKLIVGDKCLGMLEAVYEVFPDVKYQRCTVHFYRNVFSVTPRSKVKLVAKMLKAIHAQESKKAAREKAKAVVQELHAMKLTQAARKVEDSIDETLTYADFPPEHWTRIRTNNVIERLNREIRRRTRVVGAFPDGNSALMLVCARLRHVAGTQWGNKKYMNMKHLAAAADDALIAG, encoded by the coding sequence ATGTCCGAGAAAATTGTACAACTAAACGAGGAAGTAATCAAGGTAGAAATCCGGGAACTGGTGCGCAATAGCGTGGAGGAAACACTCAATGGGTTGTTGGAGCAGGAAGCACAGCAACTGACCAATGCCGCGAAATATGAACGCAGTGAGGGTCGACAGGGCTACCGCAGCGGGCACTACAACCGGAATCTGACAACAACGTCAGGGGATGTGGAGCTGAAAATGCCGAAGCTGAAAGGAGTGTCCTTTGAGACAGCGATTATTGAGCGGTACCGCCGCCGGGAAAGCAGCGTAGAAGAAGCATTGATTGAGATGTATCTGGCCGGGGTATCAGTACGGCGAGTAGAGGATATTACAGAGGCATTGTGGGGAAGCAAGGTGTCACCAGCCACGATCAGCGAACTGAACAAGAAAGCGTATGTCCACATTGAAGATTGGCGGGGTCGCCCCTTGCAAGGCGGGAAATACCCATATGTCTATGTGGACGGCATCTACCTTCGCCGCAACTGGGGCGGAGAATATGAGAATGTGGCTATCCTCGTAGCCATCGCAGTCAATGAGGACGGCTACCGGGAGGTGATTGGCGCCGCTGAAGGGATGAAAGAGGATAAAGCAAGTTGGGTGTCCTTCTTCCAATGGCTGAAAATCCGTGGACTTTCTGGTGTCAAGCTCATTGTGGGTGACAAATGTCTGGGTATGCTGGAGGCCGTCTATGAAGTGTTTCCCGACGTCAAATACCAGCGCTGCACCGTGCATTTCTACCGTAATGTATTCTCTGTTACCCCTCGCTCCAAGGTGAAGCTGGTAGCGAAAATGCTTAAGGCTATCCATGCGCAGGAAAGCAAAAAAGCGGCACGGGAGAAGGCGAAAGCCGTTGTGCAAGAACTGCACGCCATGAAGCTGACCCAAGCGGCCAGAAAAGTGGAGGATAGCATTGATGAGACGCTTACCTATGCCGATTTCCCACCCGAACATTGGACACGAATTCGCACGAACAACGTCATCGAACGCCTTAACCGTGAAATCCGTCGCCGTACAAGGGTGGTCGGCGCATTTCCTGATGGAAACTCCGCTCTGATGCTCGTCTGCGCACGTTTGCGCCATGTCGCCGGTACTCAGTGGGGTAACAAGAAATACATGAACATGAAGCATCTTGCTGCTGCAGCAGACGATGCTTTGATCGCTGGTTAA